The genomic window GATGACAGAAAGCATAGGAAGTATaaggagaaggagaaaggaCATCGATATGAATATGACGCACCATGGGGCCCTAGCGTGGAAAAGAAATCGTCCAAGCGTTGTGGAGAGTGTACGGGATGCCTACGTACAGAAAATTGTGGAAAGTGCGACGCTTGCAGGTAACATGTGAAGAAATGATCAACAAAATCATCCATTTGTACAAAGTCTTGCTTATAGCAATAATTAACTTGTATTTTGTATGTGCAggcatttgaaaaaatttggacCTTCAGTACGACTGAAGCTCAGATGTATCCAACGAACCTGTCGTATACTAGGTGATCCATTGAAACCTTCCAAAAATCTCAATAAGGGAACGAAATTGACCAAGAGGCGGAAGAGGGATTCCAGTAACGAGAGGAACGAGTACCTGGAGCTACCACGCCATTGCTATGGACCGTTCTGCGCGAAGCAGTCGCGACCTGGTAGCAAGTACTGCTCCGATGAGTGCGGTTTGAATCTGGCGGCGAGAAGAATCTTTCAGGTGCTCCCACAGCGGATACAAGAATGGGGGTTGACCCCATGTATTGCGGAGCAGAATAATAGATGCGCCCTGGAAACTGTGAGAAAGCAACAGAGCGATGTCCATAGGATACTGCAGGAACTGGAGAAGAGACATGTCGAGTTGGATCGTATTGTTGAACGCGCGAAGCATGCGTCCATCGATCCGCAAGCCGAGGTGGACGACAACGATGACACAGAGAGCAGCATGTATTGCATCACATGCGGCCATGAAATTCACTCGAGAACCGCTGTTAAACATatggaaaaatgtttcaataaggTACAAtaagcaaaatgttttatttaaaattatatatattggcATTATCAATCTTTATGATtcgaatttgaaattaaaaaaattctaatttctaaGATGTTTGAATAAGAATcacataacaattttataaaatcgtatttaaaatgactttatattacatataattaatgttatttttcttacatagaaatctttttattatttatattaaaattctattcaacaataattgttgttaattaaaaattatgtttcaacAATTtgattcgagtaaaattttatcgatatgAATTtgaacaaagaaataaaatttaattcaatttggcGTTAAAAAAGCCTTTCAGATTTaccaatttttaatatgaaaatagttatgtaaacttaaaatattgcGTGTATAtgtgcattttattatttcttccgGTCTCATTAAGTTAATAAGTCGATTTATTCTATAGAAcgaatttttctttgatatgaaaatttatacttATTCAACATATGTTTTACAGTACGAATCGCAAGCGTCCTTTGGGTCGATCTTCAAGACGCGCATTGAGGGCCAGGTAATGTTCTGCGACTTCTACAATCCAGGGAACAGAACTTACTGCAAGAGGCTGCGCGTTCTATGTCCTGAACACTGTAAGGATCCAAAGATCGGTGACACCGAGGTGTGCGGTTGCCCATTAGTCACGAACGTGTTCGACGTCACGGGCGAATTTTGTCGCGCGCCTAAGAAGAGCTGCGTAAAGCACTACATGTGGGAAAAGCTGCGGCGAGCGGAGATTGATATGGAGAGAGTGAGGCAGTGGCTGAAAATCGACGAGCTCGTGGAGCAGGAGAGGCAGATCCGGTCAAACATGGCGACACGTGCCGGCGCATTGGCTCTAATGTTGCATTCCACTTATAATCATGAGCTAATGGAACAGATGACGCAGAATAGAGAACAACAACAAGCGATGGAGGAGGAGATGCAGAGGAGATATAATATGCAAAAGGAACAATGTATGGAATAGTGATCTCTATTTTGTCATACTTGACAAATACTATGACTACTAGATCTGTAATTTTCAGCTGCACTTTCctatcattttttatctaaagatGAATACATTTACGATTAAAGGATGAAAAGCGCAGCTGGAAAAACAGactcaaaaatactttttaaatattgctcGTTTTTTAAACTGATTACGTACGTACGTAGCACGGTCAATAGTTTTCCTAACAATTGTCAATGTAATCAATCGCGGACTTGGGACAGAAAGCTACTGAAAGTTAATACAACGGTTGTAAACGTGTACTGTAATGTAATgtgcgtatatatgtatattatattatgtaccTGTTAGtagtaagattttaaaataatttcgcaTGGTAAATGGTACTTTTAAAGCTctgccattttttaaaataaatctacatgaaatataaatgcCGTTTGCTGGtgtctttgaaaaaaaaaagaatatgtgAAAAGGAATATCTGTTAACGTAATCCATTTGATTGTACTCGTATACTTACATTTAACCGCGAATGTGTCACGTTCTTGTGATTAGCCTAAAACGAAGAGTCTCTCCAAAAAAGTGGTGCAACAGATGGAGAAGAGCAGGTATTTCTTTTCGGCAATAtcgttattatttacattatggTATATCGAGATGCAGACGTCAGGATTTTCACACACTCCGACAATTAATCGTTTCAACAAAAACCATTTATTCACAGGTCGTAGCCTCTGCGGATGCAAAATAACACGCCAAACTAGCGATCTATCGCTTAGCTTCGGAAAATAATCGCGCGAAGCGCATAGAATGgacatattttcatatatatccTCTCAGGAGAACCGCCTGTTTCGAATCGCCTCCCCTTAAACGCGCTAATGACCGCGAAATCGCCTGCCGAAAATTTCTTTGTCGTTGCCGCGATTGCCGCGGAATTATTATTATCGGTTATACTCATTTCGaaagtttatgtaaaatatcaaaGAGACAATAAGTATCGTTCTCTGTTTATGAAGCCTGAGATTGTACTCATCTCAGGATACGCTTTAATAACTAACATCActcatatatctatatataacaaacaataatataaacttatattaatttgcGATGCAACAATTAGGAACAAATGTGTCAATGCGATGGCAGTACCGAAGCTAATGCGCCCGGATGTCCGTACAAATTATGTGATTATCCGACACGGACTGTCGAAAATTAACAGCGTCTAATCCAATATAAtcttaaactaattattttgtGATGAAGATTGCGAGAGCAATCGCTACGGAAAAAATAAGATAGGCCACGATGGATCGATCGTCGAGTTTACATCAAAGAAAATTCGAAAAGTTTGCGTGTGTACCGGAAACAAATTACGCGAAATTAAACGGACGTTTGCGACTCGCTTTAAGGGACTGGGTTGAAAACAGGCGACCATATcccgacatatatatatatattttatatatacgtgcGCCGATCTCTCACATTGTATGTGCATGCGCTTCAAAAAGGAGAAAGGACGAAGAGAAATAGAGAACGActcattcttttttcttttatcacagTATTGCACGCAAAGCTTGTACGAAATCGCAAGTAAGACAGCATAAAGGCCAAATGGCGGACACTACACGCTTTCCTCTCTCTGAATACACATCCAGGGAGGGTcggaattctctctctctctcgcagaAGTAGCGAACGTTTATTCGCTCCTTCGTTCTCCCTCttcccctctcactctctctctctctctcactgcCACTCTCATTCATACATACTTCAGCATATTCTTTCATATTCCATGGCAACGATTCCGAACGACCCTTCGCATCCGTGGTCCATGATAGCTTCGACGTTACATCCGACAAGttagtaacaaaataataagcCACACGTATTGCCGTGTGTGTGAATACATCACCTGAGAATAAATCGTGATATATCTCTTCGTTTTCTTCGTAACGACCCCTCTGGATTTTTTTTCTGCCGCACCCTGTCTCTCGgtatttttttcactttctcTCGACGTTACAATTTTCCCTCTCGTACGGTGGTACTTTAATAATCTGTCGTCGTTCAACGGAAAAATATAGCGCGCAGGCGATATTACGCTGTCTTGTTTGGGTCGACGCGGGTCGGACGACTTCGACGTCTTAATATTAACATCCTAATGGAACGTTAATCTTCTTACAGAAAGAAGCCTCGGAAGAAAGTCGCCTTTCTCCGGATATCTCTGCAATAACGCTCGACGGAGAGTCGTACTCCTGGGTGATCTGTCAAGACAGATTTATACACGGAATCTCTGAGAACTCTCGGTTCCGGGAAAAAGAAGTTGCGAAATCATCATCGTAGCGTCAGAATTAAGCAGACGAAGACGGgattttcttctctcttcgtGTAGCTTCAGCTCTGAGAAGAGAAGAGGAAAGTCCAGCACCGCTTCTGTTTTCCGGAGAAGGCGACGAACGTTGGCTTTTGATCTGCCACCCCGGGACGAAGAAGCTCCGGCAATGCGATACAACCCAACAATCAGATATCACCGTACACCTCACGCTCGCGAAAGGGGGAACTTTGGCAACAAACACACGCTCACATtgttaaggtttttttttttacagctggACAGCACAGCCTTTCACGCACACGCAAGATTAGCTCGCAGTTCGATACACGCAGCCTCTCACGCTCACACTCACTCGTTCTCTCATTTATTATCTCACTAATAATAGCGGCATTAATTGTAAtcttaattgaataattctgcCGTAGCGTTGGTAATAATCATACAGTGTTATATCATACAGCGTCGTATGTACAATACGAGAGGAGAATCGTTTCATCGAGTAACAAATTGTATAGCGGCGCGGGACTAGCGTCGAGGTCGTCGctattcgattttttttttctctctctctcgagacCGTCGGGAAGGTACTTTTGCTCCTCGTTCTGCGTTCTCCGTTCCGGTGAAGCAGCCAGCTGCGCGTAACTATCTCCCGAGGTAGTCGCGACAATCCGACTGCCGGGTGCAGCGAACATCGGAAGATCCGGATGGATCTCGCATTTTCGTCttgcacgcgcgcacgcgagcgagcgagcgattaACGACAGCTGATACCAACAAAAGGGGAAGCATC from Solenopsis invicta isolate M01_SB chromosome 2, UNIL_Sinv_3.0, whole genome shotgun sequence includes these protein-coding regions:
- the LOC105199024 gene encoding CXXC-type zinc finger protein 1; the protein is MADKRQHSLSKEEIAKQFMLPERKSKIATLLKQDGQAYCICRSSDSSRFMIGCDACEEWYHGDCINITEKDAKHIKQFFCVRCREEDPTLVTRYKPRKSDQDDRKHRKYKEKEKGHRYEYDAPWGPSVEKKSSKRCGECTGCLRTENCGKCDACRHLKKFGPSVRLKLRCIQRTCRILGDPLKPSKNLNKGTKLTKRRKRDSSNERNEYLELPRHCYGPFCAKQSRPGSKYCSDECGLNLAARRIFQVLPQRIQEWGLTPCIAEQNNRCALETVRKQQSDVHRILQELEKRHVELDRIVERAKHASIDPQAEVDDNDDTESSMYCITCGHEIHSRTAVKHMEKCFNKYESQASFGSIFKTRIEGQVMFCDFYNPGNRTYCKRLRVLCPEHCKDPKIGDTEVCGCPLVTNVFDVTGEFCRAPKKSCVKHYMWEKLRRAEIDMERVRQWLKIDELVEQERQIRSNMATRAGALALMLHSTYNHELMEQMTQNREQQQAMEEEMQRRYNMQKEQCME